A segment of the Gemmatimonadota bacterium genome:
CCAACCGCCAGCTCGTCCACCCGATCGGCAACAAAGCTGCGCAGGTCCACCGCCGTGCTCTTCCCCTGAATCACCTCGTCCGCCTGCTCCGCCGCCAGACCGCGCTCCCGCTGCAACGCCTCGCGTAGCCGCCGGCAGCCAAAGGGGATGTCCCGCACCAGGATGGGAATGCCGTCGTCCAGCAGGTTCACATTCGTTGTCTCGTGACCGACATTCACCAGCGCGACCAGCCCCGAACGCGCGTCCGGATAGTTCTGCTCGAACGCGTTGTGCAGCGCGAACGCGTCCACGTCCACTACCGCCGCCGACAACCCCGCCTCCGAAAGCAGGCTCAGCCGATTGTCGATCAACTCCCGCTTCGCCGCCACCAGCAGCACCGACATCTGCGGAGACTCCGCCCCCGGATCCAGGATCTGGAAATCGAGCTGCACGCTGTCCATGTCGAAGGGCACATGCTGCTCCGCCTCCCACCGGATCACCCCTTGGGCATCCGCCTCGCTCATCCGATCCATCTGGATCTTCTTGATGATCACGTCGTGACCGCCCACCGCCGCCACAACCCTGGACTTCTTCAGCGCGGCGCCGTCCGCCACCAGGCGCACCGTATCCGCCACCAGCACCGGATCCATGATCTCGCCTTCCACAATGGCGTCCGGCACCTGCGGTGTGGTGGTGAGCTGCACGATCTCGGGCTCCGGCTTCGAGTGGTCTACCACGACCAGCTTGACGATGCCGCTGCCAATGTCGAGGCCGGCGGAAAGCCTGGTGCGGCTGAAGAATGCCATATCCGGCCTCAGACGTTCATGAGGAGATTTCGCGTATCTAGCACGTTACCAAGGCCTTGCATCCTTGTCAATCGCTAGAAGGACGCCGCGCCCGCATCCGACATATCCATCCAGCTCCCCTCGGTGATGGGGAACAA
Coding sequences within it:
- the pilM gene encoding type IV pilus assembly protein PilM; translation: MAFFSRTRLSAGLDIGSGIVKLVVVDHSKPEPEIVQLTTTPQVPDAIVEGEIMDPVLVADTVRLVADGAALKKSRVVAAVGGHDVIIKKIQMDRMSEADAQGVIRWEAEQHVPFDMDSVQLDFQILDPGAESPQMSVLLVAAKRELIDNRLSLLSEAGLSAAVVDVDAFALHNAFEQNYPDARSGLVALVNVGHETTNVNLLDDGIPILVRDIPFGCRRLREALQRERGLAAEQADEVIQGKSTAVDLRSFVADRVDELAVGIERAIALITAQSGGQVISRVFLSGGGARVSGMVEAVGSRLGVQTEVANPLERVRVRPEVMQAMPVDEIAPMLMMAVGLALRRA